Part of the Gammaproteobacteria bacterium genome is shown below.
TCATTGCCCGCGAAGAAGGGTTCGGCGAAATTGCCGATTGGTTCGAGGCATTGGCCAAGGCAGCGGACAACCAGGTAAAAAGACTGGCCAAGGCAAGCCAGGAAACGGACTGAAGCAGCGGGCCAGCGAGCCGCGCGACATTCATCAAGCAGGAGACAACCGCATGTCACACGAGGGTTATCACGAGCCTGTCGAGGAGCTCAGCGATGAAACCAGGGACTTCCACCGTGCGATCGAGTCGCTGATGGAAGAACTGGAGGCGGTCGACTGGTACCAGCAGCGCATCGATGCCTGCAAGGACAAGGAACTCGCAGCCATCCTGGCCCATAACCGGGACGAGGAAATCGAGCATGCTGCCATGGTGCTGGAGTGGATCCGTCGTCGAAACGGACGGTTCGACAAGGAATTGAAGGATTACCTGTTTACCGATAAGCCCATCGTCGACCTCGAGAAACATCACCACGACTGAGACTGGTCGTTTTTTGACCAGCTGCGCGCGCCGCCTTGCGGCGCGTTTTTTTTTGCACTTGCCGAAAATCCCCGCATTCTGCTCTCGCGGCCAGTGCGGCTTGGGCGCTAGAATGCCGGGGAGTGCGAAGCGCGGGCCGGACACAATATATCGTGTCGGTCTGTCGCTCCTTCGACCAGATGCAGTATTTCCTGCCGGGCCATTCGTTGCCCGGACAGCAAGACGAGGGTGCAAGAGCAACCACTATGAGCAACAAATACGATGCCGCTTCCATCGAGGTCCTTTCGGGCCTCGATCCGGTCAAGAAACGCCCGGGCATGTACACCGATACCACGCGCCCGAACCATCTCGCCCAGGAAGTCATCGACAACTCCGTTGACGAAGCCATCGCGGGCCATGCCAGGCGTATCGATGTCACGGTATTCAGTGATGGTTCGCTGGAGGTGAAGGACGACGGTCGCGGCATGCCGATCGACGAGCATCCGAAGGAAAAACTTCCGGGCGTCGAAGTCATCCTCACCAAGCTGCATGCGGGCGGCAAATTCTCCAACAAGAACTACCAGTTCTCCGGCGGCCTGCACGGCGTCGGCGTCTCGGTCGTGAATGCACTGTCCGAAAAACTCGATGTCCATGTGCGTCGCGGTGGCAAGGAATACCATATCGGCTTCAAGGCGGGTAAGCGCAAGTCCAAGCTGAAGGAAGTCGGCAAGGTCGGGCAGCGCAACACCGGGACGACCATCCGCTTCTGGCCTGACGGGCAATATTTCGATTCCGTGAATTTCTCCCTTCCCAGGCTGCAGCATGTGATGCGTGCCAAGGCAGTGCTCTGCCCGGGCCTGCACATCACCCTCACCATCGAAAAGAAGAAGGGCAAGAACGAGTTCTTCGAGTGGCAGTACGAAGACGGCCTGGTCGATTACCTCAACCACGAGCTTGATGGGCAGGAAACCCTGCCGGAAGCCCCGTTCACCGGTTCCATGGCCGGCAATGCCGAGGCCGTCGACTGGGCGGTCGTGTGGTTGCCCGAAGGTGGCGAGCTGGTGCAGGAATCCTACGTCAACCTCATTCCGACCATGCAGGGCGGTACGCACGTCAATGGGTTGCGCACCGGCCTGACCGAAGCCATCCGCGAGTTCTGCGATTTCCGCAGCTTGTTGCCGCGCGGCGTGAAGATTGCTCCGGAGGATGTCTGGGACCGGGTCAGCTATGTGCTGTCGGTAAAGCTCGAAGATCCGCAGTTCTCTGGCCAGACCAAGGAGCGCCTGTCATCGCGCGAGAGTGCGCCCTTCGTGTCGGGCGTCGTGAAGGACGCTTTTGCACTGTGGCTCAACCAGCACCCGGAGGCCGGCGAGGCGATTGCGCAACTGGCCATCCAGAGCGCGCAAGCACGCCAGCGCGCCGGCAAGAAGGTCGTACGCAAGCGGGTCGTTGCCGGTCCGCAGTTGCCCGGCAAGCTGGCTGACTGCTCCTCGCAGGATCCTGATCGCAGCGAG
Proteins encoded:
- a CDS encoding ferritin-like domain-containing protein; amino-acid sequence: MSHEGYHEPVEELSDETRDFHRAIESLMEELEAVDWYQQRIDACKDKELAAILAHNRDEEIEHAAMVLEWIRRRNGRFDKELKDYLFTDKPIVDLEKHHHD
- the parE gene encoding DNA topoisomerase IV subunit B; amino-acid sequence: MSNKYDAASIEVLSGLDPVKKRPGMYTDTTRPNHLAQEVIDNSVDEAIAGHARRIDVTVFSDGSLEVKDDGRGMPIDEHPKEKLPGVEVILTKLHAGGKFSNKNYQFSGGLHGVGVSVVNALSEKLDVHVRRGGKEYHIGFKAGKRKSKLKEVGKVGQRNTGTTIRFWPDGQYFDSVNFSLPRLQHVMRAKAVLCPGLHITLTIEKKKGKNEFFEWQYEDGLVDYLNHELDGQETLPEAPFTGSMAGNAEAVDWAVVWLPEGGELVQESYVNLIPTMQGGTHVNGLRTGLTEAIREFCDFRSLLPRGVKIAPEDVWDRVSYVLSVKLEDPQFSGQTKERLSSRESAPFVSGVVKDAFALWLNQHPEAGEAIAQLAIQSAQARQRAGKKVVRKRVVAGPQLPGKLADCSSQDPDRSELFLVEGDSAGGSAKQARDREFQAIMPLRGKILNSWEVSPEEVLGSQEVHDIAIAIGVDPGSANLKGLRYQKICILADADSDGLHIATLLCALFLRHFRPLVESGHVFMAMPPLYRVDVGKQVFYALDDAERKGILDRIEAEKIKGKVSVTRFKGLGEMSPLQLRETTMAPDTRRLVQLTIDPKDPVEKVMDMLLAKKRAGDRKKWLEEKGNLADIPL